A single window of Mangifera indica cultivar Alphonso chromosome 18, CATAS_Mindica_2.1, whole genome shotgun sequence DNA harbors:
- the LOC123201664 gene encoding receptor-like protein 7 has product MNLSSDGGVSVEEENDFSFPAGSSAPEGDDEVTESQIRAFLNEKTLSWVEGTDCCFWEGVTCNIVTGNVIGLDLSFTCLSGTIDNNSTLFQLSHLRRLSLAAIYPFEDFPLPSAFGWFRELTHLNLYDCGFSGLIPPEISHLSNLVSLDLTEFEISDSTQLSFEKHTFALLVKNLTRLSFLHLQGVDMSSVSPDLLLNLSSSISVLSLGETGMHGKFPAEVLCLPNLQILDLYYIINLTGFLPQSNWSSHLRHLELSHTSFKGEIPDSIGNLKFLERINFEVCYFTGTIPASIGNLTQLIALVLRYTALTGQLPSSISKLEHLRDLYVSQNSLAGQIPDFGNLNKLNHLDLSHNNFSGPLPNHLNQLLSLAEADLSNNFLTGIIPSELFSLPSLAYLQLSYNAFSGPIDPFQPSNSLQSVLLNTNKISGSIPSSIFELVNLAYLDLSSNNFSGTLQLDMLLQMKFLLQIKLSRLEEFGLSESCPKFSDIHRTPSMEGYFDS; this is encoded by the exons ACACTCTCTTGGGTGGAGGGTACCGATTGCTGCTTTTGGGAAGGAGTGACCTGCAATATTGTGACTGGTAATGTAATTGGGTTGGACCTCAGCTTCACTTGTTTGAGCGGTACCATTGACAACAACAGCACTCTCTTCCAACTTTCACACCTTCGAAGGCTCAGTCTTGCTGCAATTTATCCATTTGAGGATTTCCCATTACCATCTGCGTTTGGTTGGTTCAGAGAATTGACGCATCTTAACCTTTATGATTGTGGATTTTCTGGTTTAATACCCCCGGAAATATCTCACCTATCCAATTTGGTTTCACTTGATCTAACTGAATTTGAAATTTCTGATTCCACTCAGCTGAGCTTTGAAAAACATACTTTCGCGTTGCTAGTAAAAAACCTTACAAGGTTAAGTTTCCTCCATCTTCAAGGCGTTGATATGTCTTCGGTGTCTCCTGATTTGTTGTTGAACttatcttcttcaatttcagttCTCTCACTCGGAGAAACAGGAATGCATGGAAAATTCCCAGCTGAGGTTTTGTGCCTACCAAACCTTCAAATACTCGATttatattacattattaatcTAACAGGGTTTCTCCCACAGTCTAATTGGAGCAGTCATCTTAGGCATTTGGAGCTCTCTCATACAAGTTTCAAAGGAGAAATACCTGATTCAATTGGAAACTTAAAATTCTTGGAAAGGATAAATTTTGAAGTTTGTTATTTCACAGGGACAATTCCAGCCTCAATTGGGAATCTTACTCAACTCATTGCCTTGGTTTTACGTTACACTGCTTTAACCGGCCAACTCCCATCATCAATATCAAAGCTAGAGCACCTGCGTGACTTGTACGTCTCACAGAACTCGTTGGCAGGACAGATTCCAGATTTCGGTAACCTTAATAAGCTGAATCATTTAGATCTTTCACATAATAATTTCAGCGGTCCTCTCCCTAATCATCTGAATCAGCTTTTGTCACTAGCCGAGGCAGACTTGTCTAACAACTTTCTCACTGGCATAATACCATCTGAGTTGTTTAGTCTGCCATCTTTGGCATATTTACAGCTTAGTTATAACGCATTCTCTGGTCCTATTGACCCATTCCAGCCATCTAATTCACTGCAATCAGTTCTTTTGAACACTAATAAGATAAGTGGTTCAATTCCAAGTTCCATCTTTGAACTTGTGAACCTCGCTTATCTTGATCTTTCATCAAATAACTTCAGTGGAACTCTCCAATTGGACATGTTACTACAAATGAAATTCCTCCTACAGATTAAGCTTTC GAGGCTGGAAGAGTTTGGCTTATCTGAATCTTGCCCAAAATTTTCTGACATACATAGAACACCATCCATGGAGGGATATTTTGACTCTTGA
- the LOC123201297 gene encoding receptor-like protein 9DC3, which produces MTGLIPPSICNLSSLMYLSLSDNNLKGRIPQCFGSLGLFMLHLQKNNLHGSIPGTFANLSYLTSLDLNGNKLEGRLPRSLVNCSLLEVINVGNNTIRDEFPHWLGTLPELKVLVLRSNKFHGPIHYSKSLFHFSNLQILDLSHNEFKGFLPRKLFLNLRAMMHVANNEPEAQYIGDYYRDSVVVTMKGLDIEMTCIITIFTAIDLSHNNFQGEIPGILQNFKSLIVLNFAHNSLTGEIPSALENLKALESLDLSSNKLYGSIPAQLESLTFLSLLNLSYNQLSGTIPRGGQFDTFTSDYFIGNKGLCGRPLPKKCYNDLKLQPPPPISEGEDDNTIEFVWKIAMMGYGSGLVIGLSIGYIVFSTGKPWWLVKMVESGQQKIVRRYGR; this is translated from the coding sequence ATGACCGGGCTGATTCCTCCGTCTATCTGCAATTTGAGTTCCCTTATGTATCTTTCCTTGTCTGACAAcaatttgaaaggaagaattCCACAATGTTTCGGAAGTCTTGGGCTTTTTATGTTGCACTTGCAGAAGAATAATCTTCACGGTAGCATTCCTGGCACATTTGCAAATTTAAGCTACTTGACGAGTCTTGATCTTAATGGTAACAAGTTGGAAGGGCGTTTGCCAAGATCCTTGGTAAATTGTAGTTTACTGGAGGTTATCAATGTAGGAAATAACACCATACGCGATGAATTTCCTCATTGGTTGGGAACTCTTCCAGAGCTCAAAGTTCTTGTCTTGAGGTCTAATAAATTTCATGGTCCCATACATTATTCCAAATCTCTTTTCCATTTCTCCAACTTGCAGATTCTAGACCTCTCTCACAACGAATTCAAAGGTTTTCTGCCCAGAAAATTGTTTCTAAATTTGCGAGCTATGATGCACGTTGCTAATAATGAACCTGAGGCCCAGTATATTGGAGATTATTACAGAGATTCTGTGGTTGTGACTATGAAAGGGCTGGATATTGAAATGACTTGTATCATAACGATCTTTACAGCCATTGATCTCTCACACAATAATTTTCAGGGAGAGATTCCAGGAAtccttcaaaatttcaaatcactCATTGTCCTGAATTTTGCTCACAATAGTCTAACGGGAGAAATACCATCTGCATTGGAGAATTTAAAAGCTCTTGAATCATTAGATCTCTCTTCAAACAAGCTTTATGGAAGCATTCCTGCGCAATTGGAAAGTCTAACATTCCTCTCATTGTTAAATCTTTCCTATAATCAACTTTCAGGAACCATCCCTCGAGGCGGTCAATTTGACACATTTACAAGCGATTACTTCATTGGGAATAAAGGATTATGTGGAAGGCCATTGCCAAAGAAATGTTACAACGATCTGAAGCTGCAACCACCACCGCCAATTTCAGAAGGAGAAGATGATAATACAATTGAATTTGTTTGGAAAATTGCAATGATGGGTTATGGAAGTGGGCTCGTGATTGGGTTGTCCATAGGATACATTGTGTTCTCAACAGGCAAACCTTGGTGGCTCGTAAAAATGGTTGAATCTGGACAACAGAAGATTGTTAGAAGATATGGAAGGTGA